A window of Hordeum vulgare subsp. vulgare chromosome 5H, MorexV3_pseudomolecules_assembly, whole genome shotgun sequence genomic DNA:
CCTCATTATTGGACAACGTAGTTGTTTGGGACTCAGCCTTCCGTGATAGAAATTCCATCCAGTCGTTGACCTTTGGTGGGAACTTGTACTtgtactttttcttgttctctcttGCAATCTGATCATCCGTTTCAGttgagtactttagaaagtatgctctcaacttgtcaaatgtgtattgaactattgccaTCACCGGCAACAcacggacacccttcaacacccggttgaagcattctgtCATGTTGCTTGTCATTTGACCGTATCTTCGGCCATCTTCATCATAAGCTCATGCCCACTTTGGCCTAGGTTGAATGTGTATgttgagaaactcaaggccccctacatcaagttttttgtttgcAACCAAAGCATTGTACAgtcttgcaaatcgtttgtcagaaaaagcttgacaacaatcttgaagtTCATCCGTCAACTCCTTGTTGCCACTTGTCCGGTAGAAGTTTGaacagaaatgcctcatgcaccatggATGGTGCAAAGAAGCATGCTCGGGAATGATAATGTCAATCGCGTTAAGTATTCCTGGAtggcgatccgatatgacacatatttcccttTCACACGGTAATACCTTTGTTCTCAGAAGAAGCAAGAAtcattcccagttaacattgttctctccctcaaccaaagcaaaagccaaaggcaaCAACCGGTTATTGGCGTCATCtcctattgcaaccaacaaagttcccttgaattgtccggtcaagaacgtgccatcgatggagatgaccgGCCGATAGTGCTGAAACGTCCTAAtgcattgctcaaatgcccaaaatgcacggccaaatacgtGGACCGTCTTTCTAttgtgaatccttgttttctccccgtACGGCTCGACCAGttgaaccatgcccgggttagtggcggcaatagctcccaacaacctaggtaatcggttgtatgcttgctcccaatcaccatacaccATCTTGAATGCGGattgctttgctttccatgcctttCCGTATTTCACCTggtagtgaaagagggctttcataAGGTCTTGTCCGCTTTtgatgctcattgtaggaagagatgTGATGGAGTTGGAAAGCGTGTACGCGATGAACTCGAAGGTGGGTTGTCTATGGTTTTGGGACGAAAGCTTggcatcaaccctcttgcctcggCACAGGTGAGGCATACAACTCACAATGTTCTATCCGGctcctcctttccatggtcttgcacggacaatccatgGACATCCTAATCCTCGGGTGAaaccgtgtaacgcagcttcatgttcgaatgaacaactttgtgtggacAATAATGCGTAACcaaatattcatccaaccacatatgcagttcccgaaatgtttcgaactttgaccccggcaaaataatattcttcccatgtttgTCCCAGTGAGAAGTTGGCATAattccaaacaatatgccttcgcctccgtcaaccatggcttcatccgcaagactaagatcctcgaacaatggtgttgGGTGATACCGCCCTAATACCTTcatgaaagcttcagcctcctttgtcgtgaacccttcctcatcaaattcttcaccgAGACCGTCATCGTCCGACTTCGATGCATAGCCACGTGTGTACGGAATCGAATGGTCCATTGTCTTTtgcaatttttatttgtccaaatCGCCAAGGTTGTTGTCATGGAGAACAAgatcatcattctcatcatcatcatgcttATTATTCTCCTCTAGGAATGGTTCATGTTGGATCTTTGAATTCTGGGTCAATGTTGTCCTCGATTGTTGTGTCACAAGAGGTTTAATGGTGGCCTCTTCGTTTATCCGTGGAGGACTAGCATcaacaatcgaagaggcaacccaGTTCAAATCCAAGTCCAAGTTAGGATCATCTTTTTTATGAAAAATAACTCTaaagccttgtctagtgattcggccaccatctccttgtatgcaagccaacgttgctcggagttgataCGCATGGTCTTGCAACGAATATGCATTCCAAATCCCATTTTATGCTTACCATCAAACTCAATAAAATCACTTGGGTCCacccaattcaaatcctttcggacttgttccgaCAACTCGACATAGCTAGGACAACAAtcaaacaccatgtcaagcttatCCGGGTCatgatcaatattgccttttaaaaaggcatccttgtccacatGACGAACAtgaacacatgttcttcccatccctaaataacacaacataaaatattgtgtACAGTATAAGTAATCATCCAAATATTAACATCCAAACAACCATAATCCTAACCCCAAGACAACCATAATACTAACATCCGAACAAccataatcctaaccccatcataccccttatttTAACGTACAAACAAGTGCAACAATATCATACACATCCcaaatttcatgaaaaactaggattcctcacatttgcaaaaagtgagaaaataatttatttatttatttggatGAGAGGGAGGGGATCGGGGAAGATTACCTTAAGGGAGGGATTTGGAGAGGAAtttgaggaagagggagaggggaaCTCGAGGGGAACTCTCTCTAGTGATGGAGGTGAATGAGGAGGGGGGGTAGGGGGCATCCCGCGGTTGGATAATTGagggtgtggcgcctaagcgcttGGCGCCACACTTCCGTAAGTGCAACgtttgaggcttaggcgtcacactgtcGGGGGATGGGGTCGAGTGCCGGCGTGGTCGGTGATGTGACACCAACGGCAAAGGCGCCATACAGTATAGTATGACGTCTAAACGTCGGACGCCACAAAAGGGTCAATCGGGTCAAATCTTTTCAAACGCAGTtcattttataatttttttagaCCCAAGGATCAAATTTGTCGATTTTGCCGGTTCTTGTTCGAGACGAGCTGACCGGCCGCGTCTCTGAATACTTTTGTTCCTCGTTTTCCGCCTATTGCGAGGGTAGAAGAAAATCTCATCAGAACAACGAGTGCATGCCTGCTCGTTTTTTTGTTGTTATTTCACGCGCCGAACATGCAAGGGCGTACGACATCTGTTCATTCACATGGAGGTGGTACCTCCGGGCTGAGCTGCGATGCATGTCCAGCTGTGTGCTCAGAAGCATGCATGATGTAAGGACACGGCCTCCACCTAGAGCACGTACTAGTCCTCCAGAAGAAAGATATCAGTTTAGCAGGTCCGATTACGCGAGCACTGCGTGCATCACTCTGCCACGTACACACTCCCTCCCAGTGGCAGTTCCGCAAATACCCCACGACGGCATGGGCGATGCCAGTATACCAGCGCCTACATGAGCTGAGCTTTCATGGCTTCACCCGCCATGCGGATACCGCCGGGCCGGTCCCCCACGTCGACGAGGGAAAGAGACGAGTTTGCAGAGGCCGGATTATTGTCCACAGTCAAAGTCAATGGCCAGAGATTGATTCCCCATACGGGCAGCACACCACCGCCACCTCAACCAAATGCCGCATCCAACCCTGCCCTACCTTAACCTGaacttagagcatcttcaacacgcGATTTAAAAATGCTCTACGTGTTAAAAGATTCGTTTTTTTGAGCGTTGGACAGCTTCAACAGACGTTGCAAAACAGTGCGCGTGCTAAAAACTTTTGAGCCCGCGCTGAAAAGCGCTATCGCGTGCAGCATATTTGGTGCGCCGGCTTGCGCGCGCAGCAAACTTTGTGCTGTCGTCGGTGGGGTCGTTGGATTGGGCTGGATTGGATGCCCCACTAACGCGCGTCTGTTGAAGATACTTCGGTCCGCGTGTTTAAAAATGCTATAGTGACGTTCTAAAAATTTTATAGGACGTGATATTTTTGTGCTgcagttggagatgctcttaataaTTCCCTTGGCCTGGACACGTCCGTCATTAACTAGCGTTTTTCCTCCACGGCCTCTTTTCCTGCAACTGCCAGCAGAGCTGCTGCTTGTCGACTACTCCAAGTAGAAACTGCGCAGGAAATTCGGTCGAGATGAAAACCCAGTCCAGACATATCGTCTATTCTAAAAAGAAAACACCAAGATATCCAGCCGTTCCAACGGGCCGGTGCGTGCACGTCAAGGAGTTTGCTTTACCTACGTACTCCTAAAAGCAATGGCCGAAAACGACTCGCCTGTCTACCACCGGTCGCTCGATCCGCACCACCGTCTTATCAGCCTATCACTTTTAAGTTTTAACTGTGATGCCGTCtcgtatatatatctcatctggcCGCCTCTATCCACACCGACGACGCCTTTTCCTACAAGAATATATTCAGCTGGTGAAGCCGAGCGCCGATTTTATTCCGGCAAAACTCGACGCCGGACGTACGGCCTTCTTTCCACTGCGCTTATCCGGACCCCGGGACGTGCCGGAACGAATCTGTTCGCCGGGCGCATCACCCGTCGTCAGGTGCATGGCGAGATAAATCCCGGTGGCTTCGTCTTGGCCAGCCGCTGTCAGCTCGTACGTGGAATATCAAGTGGTGCTACCAAGTTGCGACGGCGAGCGCACGGCGGCGAGACGTCGACCGGTCCGCCCCGGCCACCATTCCCACAGTGCCACAGTGGGCTCGCGGCCGGCAGTGGTGGCGCGCGCTGTACGCGAGGGACGGGAGCCGGCCATGTCGCGCGCGAGAGGATAGAAAAGCTGAAAAAGGTGTTTGCTTGTCGTCTTCCTCGTACCGAAACGGCCTTTGCTTAGCCCGCACTCCCTCGCTGCCGCGCTTCTCCTTCCCTCCCAAGGCACCACCACAAATACCAGGGGCGAATGGTATTAGCAGAAGCAACCGACTTTACAAAATCAAGGTGCAAAAGACACTCCATTTAGCCACGACTTTATTTCGTCAAAGAGTACTATCTTCGTCCAAATGTATAGGGTATGCGTGTAATTTTAGGTTCAGATTTAAGTGACACTGCAGGACAGTAGGCCTCGTGGCGTGGGACCGGACCGTCAGCCATACGCGGGAGATCATCAGGTCCAGATTTCAGACAGCCGTTGGATCATCAGGTCAAAATAATGGAGTAGTACGCAATGCAATGTGCCTACGCGTCTTTCTTGTTGTACATGTGGGTGCACTGGAACGTGCAGCAGTAGCTGCAGCGAGCCAGCTAATTAAGCAGAGTTCAGCCTTGCCCCAACTACACTAGATTAGCATTAGTCAAATCAAATCTCCCTCCGGCGGATTAGTTTACACGTAACACTACACTCGGGTTATTTCTCCTCGCCGGCCGGACCGGACGGCGAGCAGCTGCTACTCGGCAATGGCGCCGAGGTCCGGCACGAAGTCGCGGCCGAGGCTGGGGGCCCTCCGCGACCGCCGGCGGGAGCCACCCTTCACGCCGCTCCTCGCCGCGGGGGCCGAGTCGGGGAACACGAGCGGGCCGTCGTGGTCGCCGGCCAGCGCGGCGCTGGCGCGGATGGCGAGCGTGGCCATCTCCTCCGCCTGCAACGCCCGCCGCCGCATCGCCGCGGGCAGCACGAAGTATAGCTGCCCGGGCTGCAGCTCCTCGTCGGGCGCCACCGCGGCCACGGCGCCGCCCAGCTCCAGCCCGTCGGCGCTGCACAGGAAGCACGCGCCCGCGCCGcccgcggcagcggcggcggccgcCTTCATCGCCTGCGACGCCCGGGTGCCCCCCGGGAACCGCTGCAGCTCGCCGTCCGCGAGCACGACCCTCGCCGCGGTCGCCTCGCCCACGGTTGAAGCCCCCgtcaccgccgccaccgccgtcgcCTCGCACGAGTTGCACGCGCCCATGGTGGTAAAAGTAATATTGTAAAAAGTCGACGCCGATGGTTATTGATCGGCGCGGTGATCGAGGCGATGAGAGGAGCTCGAGCTGCGCGCGCACGGCGGTGGTTGTGTGTTTGTGGGGAGGAGTGAGCCGTgagcgtatatataggggggtggTGTCGCGGCGaggggggagaggagaggaggaggatgccAACCTGGAGGTTGTTGGGGACAGCTTGCATGCGGGGCGCGCGCGTAAATGCGTGCACTGTGCGAGCGAACGTATAGCTATGGAGGTCTCGGCTCCATAGGcttgtactagtactagtagcgcGGAGCTGTCCTGCATGACTGCATCTGCATGCATGGCATATTGGCACTGCGGCGGCCCACAGTTCAGTGACCGCTGACGCGTCTACGCGCCTACGTATAGCTATGGTTTATTGATCACTGCATGTCAAGTCCCAAGCACGAACTGGAGAGTGaggctggtcacaatggggaggaacttagcagtaacatcacacactccaataCAACTTTGCTTATGTGGCACATATTTAATAAAGAGAGAGGTGCTTGTGGTAACTAGCTAAGTTACcggaacatcacacactccaacaaacaatgagtctatagcctaataaatgcattgttgcatgacactacatatatgttactccccattgtggaGGTAGGAACATAGTCTAGAAAAGTGTGTAGGTTCCTACcttatgttactccccattgtgaccagcctGAAGAGTGCTACTACTACATTGTGCATTGTGGCGTTATTTTTCCCGGCGAAATCATTCGGTCATGTGAGCTGAACATCATTGGGGGAATAGCTAgcttattctttgaaatattactAGGTTGTTAGGAGTAGATTAGATCTTTTGGAAGCCGAGGAaacagagaggaagaagaagcatgcGGGCAAAAGGAGATGGTTGATGATTGCGGGAGGGGCCGCTTGCATGCAGGATCACAGAATCGGCGGAGGATCCGCCAAGCTTGGCAACTTCGCGCCATTTTCTCCGCCATGTTTGATAGGGATTTCCTGGATCTCCTGCGCAAAGTACCAAGATCACGCCTATCATGAGGCGCCAATGCATGAATAGGTAAGAAATACATACGCGTGCTAGATAAAAAAAAAAAGGTAAGGAATGCATATTCAAATGTTCACGTAAAAAAATCTGCGGAAAAAAAGACATAGTACATCGATTTTTGAATATATCATGAGATACTAGTAAAATGTTACTATGAAGTTTGGCTTTAGTAGTACAAAATCTAGGGGGAAATAAGTAGTGGTAGAATCTCCATCTCTCTATAAATAGCACATCCTTTGATTGGAAAGTGGTAAACCGAGGGAGAAATAATTGATCTGCAACTAGTTTTTTCCTTTTCCGGCATCAGTTATTATGGTCAAATATGTTTCTAAACTTAGGCATAGGATTCCTTGCGGCCATGCGCGCACAAACACGGTCCAACCATCCGCGCTGTAGCGGcacggtagtagtagtagtactccaCAGACCATGAACGGGCCTGGCTGTACAATTGTCAGACTTGTACAGCCACATACATGCTCAGTCCCGCCCTGCACTCGCTCTGAGATCTCTCGCTCCGACGCTTTGATGGCCTGTGTGTAGTAGAGTGCAGCAAAGCTTAGCTGGGCACGCAGTCCTTGCCATGCCCCATAAACCATCGTCCATACACCATGCGTGGATAGTGGACTCCGGAGCCAGAAGGAAACGGGCCGATCAGATCGAGATGGAGGAAAATGGGCGCCAAAACTGTCGAAAACATGCTGCATTGTCCATGCTAGACGTACGTACAACTACAACTGGAGAAGGGAGAAGATGCCAGGCCAGCCCATGCTCTGGCTATCATTGGCGCTGCACTGCGCACTGCACTGCACAGCGCACAGTTTGATTTGTTGCTGCGCCAGTCCGGCCGTGCGTGCGGATGGCGCAGCATTTCCTCCTCCTCCGACAACACTCGCCAATCATCCGTGCCCCCGAGCGATGCACGCACCTAGCCGATGGGCGATGGCGTCCAGGCCCTACCGTATGTGAGTACGTGGACGCGGCCATTGAGCCGGTGAACTGAATCTCTTCAAGGGGACGTTGCGTCTTACAGCTCATACGTAGTACCCGGTACATGAACCATCcatccatcactatcttcttcagGCCGGACAAATGGCAAACATATTAAAAGTGGACACTCTGTTACAGTGTAGTACTATCTCATTTTCTTACTGTGTGCAAGCAGCGAAAAGAAATGCAGCCTTAGTACCGGATTGCCCGCGTGATGCACTTGCACTAACAGTCCTGAATTTTCTACCCAAAACAAAGATTCCACGTGCAACGAACGCACTTCTGCTCAGCCCTCTGAACCAAGCTACCGAACACATTTCTCTGCACCGCAGCGCCAGGCTTGCGGTCAAACGGCTTGGATTATCTTGGGTGCTGTCGCTCCAACACAGCGGCGACATCTACGTTTGTTAATCAGAGCCCCCATCATGCAGTGCATGCGACCGGGAAGTGTAAACGCGCGGGGGAGAAAAGGTTCCCCGTGCCGGGCGACGGGCGATCACGCCGAATCTACGGCCAGCTCGCCCGTTCGCTCCGGCGTGCCGCGGTACCGACACCGGAGGGACACGCGAATTCTCGGTCATGTGCCGGGATCCAACTTGGCCCCGCCACCAGAACCATCAGGGTACGTACGTACTACGCTTGCCAATGGGTTAATGGCTAATTGCTGGCTGGCTACCTTGCTGATTTTGATATATGAAACGAAGCATGTCGCTGTCTGTCAGGtatcaacgcaaggaggaggacGAAGAACGAGGAAATAATGCGGGTGCAGGATTTAACAAAGATCGGGCTGGCTATTCTCATCTTATCTCACGCGCGCCAACGGGCCGCTGTCGTGTGGAATCGTTTTCGTTGCGCTGTGGTTAACGATGACTGATAAGACTCTCTCTCTCTATAGAATGCAGATTGCTGGTTTCTTCCCTTTCTTTGCCCGTGGATCTCTAGCGGTCGTTGTTGCTGTGGCCGTGGGGCGCAGCTCCACGAGCCTGCAATGCTGCAGATGGCTACCGCCCGTTCGCAATCCCGTGTCGACAGTTTGTCGAGGAAGGTGTTGAAATCTCAAACCGGGAGACCAAAATTGGCTACTACTCGAACCATTTCGGCTCGGCTCCATCTCTTGGGCGAGCAGGTACCTTTCATGCCATGTTCGGCACTGCAACTTGGACTGGTGAGCATCCATCGTCATGTTGGGAGAAAAGGCCTTGACGTCTCGTAGGATCGCATATCGGCATATGGATCATGGTTCCATATGCGATAGACTTTTGATTTGAGAGGTAATATGTGACACATTGTTCTATCTGATCTTTACTCTTGTACTGTTTTGCATGGCCTGGCCTGGTCCAGTTGTTTCCAGCTCAACGTTACCATCACAAAGGACATCCTTTTTTATTTGCGAGGACACTAAGGGCATCTCTAAGAGATCCCAACTCCTAAAGTAACTGTTGTTAGCCTAATCCTGCCGCGCCATTTACCTGTTGTTTATTTCCCTTCTTCAGTTTCGTCAGAAAGAACGCTGCAGCCGCAGCCGTAGCTAGGTTAGTTACACTTTCAGTTAGACTCTTTTTTTTCCTGGTTAGTTAGTCTAGGCCGCAAGACGCGCCGTGTGCGATCTGCAGCGACATAATAGGAGTGGCATGAGTGCGCTCGaggtcgtgggatggcacgatctaGTAGCTGAGCGAGTCTTACTGCATGCACTGGTCGATTTCTGAATAAGAGGAATACAAACGCGAAAACCTGCAGCGGTTCAGCAGCGCAAACTCTGGTTGTTCCTCTCGGTCTCTCCCGATCCACCCATCACAACAGcaacaattggcatcagagccatCAAGCATCCATGGCTGGAGggcgcggcgcgcggcagggcgcTGGTGGCAGTTTTCACCAGGCGCTGGCCGGCAATGAGCAACAAGGCGATGGCAGCGGCGTCCAGCAGGTCGCGGGCGGCAACGGGCAGCGAGACGACAGCGGCGCCGGAGACGGCACACAACGCCTCGGCTCCAGGTCGCCAGTGCGCCCACGCAGGGTGTCGCACTCGCCTCCGCCACGGCGTGGACGTCATGGTGAGCTGGTGGTTCGCGAGCGAGCGGTGAGGGAGATCGGTGGTTCTGCCCAATACCCGACGCTCACTCGCACCAACTACGTCGACTGGGCCATGGTGATGCGCGTGCAACTGCAAGCACAGGGCCTGTGGGAGGCCGTGGAGTACGGCGACGGCGATCGCGACGATCGCGTCGCTCTGGCCGCGCTGCTCCGCACGGTGCCTACTGAGATGATCCGTGCCCTCGCCAGCAAGGACTCGGCCAAGGAGGCGTGGGAGACTCTGCGCACGATGCGCATGGGCAGTGAACGTGTGCGGGAGGCCAAGGCGCAAACCCGTCGCCGCGAGTTCGAAGAGATCCGCTTTCGCGATGGTGAGTCTATCGAAGACTTCTCTCTTCGTCTGACAGCAATCGTGAATGAGCTGGAGCTGCTTAACGATCCTATGTCGGAGTACCGCGCCGTGCTGAAATTCCTTCGAGCGGTGCCGCGCAAGTTCAGACAGATGGCTATGGCCATCGAATCCTTCATCGGCCTGCAGACGCTGTCGATCGAGGAGCTGTGTGGTCGTCTGCAGTCCGTTGAAGAGGTTTACACCCTCGACGACGTGGACCGCGGGGTAGGCGGGCTACTCCTCACAGAGAGGGAGTGGAACGCGCACCAGCAACACCAGGGCCAGGGTTCCTTCTCTGGCAACAGGGACGGCAAGGGGCACTCCGGCCCGCGACCACAAGGCAGGGAGCGGGGCGGCGGGCGCGGCGATGGTGGCAAGAAGGCCTGTGGCGTGAAGCACAAGGGAAAGTGCCGCTATTGCAACATTCCTGGCCAATGGGCCAGGGAGTGTCGCAAAAGCAGAACGTGACCGCCAGAACCAAGGTGAGGTGGCGAACCTCGCCGAGGCGGATGTCGAGCCACCCGCGCTCCTGCTGGCGACCATCGAGGAGGGCGAACGCCCGGTCCAGGACAGGGGCGTGGCGAGCAACGTACAGGAGGTACCAGCGCGCGCTCAGGCAGTCTTCCTCAACGAAGAGCGCGTCGTTCCGGCCACCACCGGAGCACATGGCACCCGGTACCTGGACACCGGCGCCAGTAGTCACATGACCGGCGCGCGCGACGCGTTCACCAGCCTCGACGACACCGTGCATGGCTCCGAGCGCTTCGGGGATGGCTCCCTCGTCACGATCAATGGCAAGGGGAGCGTCATGTTCCGTTGAGCGAATGGCAACCAGCGCGTCCTCGCGGACGTGTACTACATCCCCAAGCTGCGGGCCAACATCATCTCGCTCGGACAACTTGATGAGAAGGGCTGTAGGTCTGTGATCGAGTGCGTACATCTCTGCGTCTATGATCAACAGCGGCAACTCCTCGTCCGTGTCAAGCGCACGACAAATCGTCTGTACGTACTACGGCTAGACCTTGCCATGCTGGTCTGCGTGGTGGCCAAGCTGGACGAACCGGCGTGGCTGTGGCACGCACGGCTTGGGCACCTCCACTTCCAGGCGGTGAAGGCCATGTCCACGAGGGGCATGGTACGCGGGATGCCGCAGGTGGACCACGTCGACGAAATCTGCGACGGATGCACGCTCGGGAAGCAACATCGCCTGGCGTTCCCGCGCGCGAGCCCGCACCGATCTGAGCGCGCTCTGGATCTCGTGCACACCGACCTCTGCGGACCGATCAAACCAGCTACAGCAGGCGGTAATCAGTACttcttgttagtagttgatgACTATAGTAGATACATGTGGCTCGAGGTCCTCAGGTCCAAGGACGAGGCGTTCTCCCGGTTCAAGAAGATCCAGGCTCTTGCAGAGGCGAAACAAAGCTGCCGCCTGCGCGCATTCCGCTCGGACAGGGGTGGCGAGTTCAACTCCGGCGAGTTCAAGGCCTACTGTGAGAAGAACGACATCGTGCACCACACCACCGCGCCCTACTCACCACAGCAAAACGGCGTCGTCGAGCGACGCAATTAGACCATGGTGGAGATGGCTCGGTGCATGCTGAAAGGCATGGGCATGCCGACCACGTTCTGGGGAGAGGCGGTCAAGTGCGCCATCTACATCCTCAACAGAGCACCGACGAGAAGCCTCAACGACGTGACGCCGTACGAGGCCTGGAACAAGAGGAGTCCCACGGTCGAACACCTTCGCACATTCGGCTGCATAGCCCACATGAAGAAGACGGGACCCAGAGTAACCAAGCTCTCCGATCGCTCCGTACTCACCGTGTTCATCGGGTATGAGGAGGGCTCGAAGGCCTATCGGGCGTATGACCCGGCGGCAAAGCGAGTGCATGTCACCCGTGACCTGGTGTTCGAGGAACGGCGGGCATGGCCATGGACAGCTGATGGTGGAGGAGGCGAGTCACTGTCGCCGTCCTTCACTGTGACGTACAGCACCGAGACATGCGAGCAGGTGATCGACGCCGGGGAGACAGGGACACACTCGAAATCCCCTGACACTCTCAGGCAGGCGTCGCCCGCGGTCGCCACGCCAGCGGTCGCCACGCCCCCGCCAACAGGAgaacggctctctccctcctcacaCGACAGCAACTTGGACGCGGCAGCGGACGCAGATGCAGTTCCCAAGTACAGGTACCTGGCGAGCGTGTACAACGCCACAAAGCCCGTGCCCACACCTCCGGAGGGGCCCAACCCAGTGttcgacgacgacgagctcgagacaCTGTGCCTCGCCACAGTAGACGAGCCGGTGTGTGTCGAGGAGGCGCTGTCCACTCCCGAGTGGAGGGCAGCGATGGAGGAGGAAATGAAGGCCATCGCCGACAACAACACATGGACGCCGGCGGCACTGCCCACCGGGTCACGAGCGATCGGGCTCAAATGGGTCTTCAAGTTGAAAAAGGACGCCGCCGGGAACGTGGTCAAGTACAAGGCCAGGCTCGTCGTGAAAGGGTACGCCCAGCGTCAGGGGGTGGACTTCGACGAGGTATTTGCACCAGTGGCGCGGATGGAGACGGTGCGCGTACTCATCGCGCTCGCCGCACACGCTGGCTGGTCCGTCCACCACATGGACGTCAAGTCGGCGTTCCTGAATGGTGACCTCGCCGAGGAAGTCTCCGTCCACCAGCCAGAAGGCTTCATCAACAACGACAACCCGCACGACGTCCTCAAGCTCAGCAAAGCCCTGTACGGGCTCCGACAGGCTCCACGAGCATGGTACGCAAAGCTCGACGCATCCCTCTGTGAACTCGGTTTCGTACGCAGCCCCTTGGAGCATGCCGTGTACAGGCGCGACAACGAGACCTCATACCTGCTGGTAGGCGTCTACGTCGACGATCTGATCATTAAAGGGACAGACGGCG
This region includes:
- the LOC123398283 gene encoding uncharacterized protein LOC123398283: MGACNSCEATAVAAVTGASTVGEATAARVVLADGELQRFPGGTRASQAMKAAAAAAAGGAGACFLCSADGLELGGAVAAVAPDEELQPGQLYFVLPAAMRRRALQAEEMATLAIRASAALAGDHDGPLVFPDSAPAARSGVKGGSRRRSRRAPSLGRDFVPDLGAIAE